A single region of the Candidatus Glassbacteria bacterium genome encodes:
- the rpoN gene encoding RNA polymerase factor sigma-54 — MALHVRMELQFRQELQINPRLYQAMDLLQMPMLDLQVHLKQELMINPFLEMAEEAEEGVETTDEDEDEDEEEAPQEDEIGDSEDSGDDQDSDADDSDPSDEAVDPLIEGEPDEGDLTSGDTGDIDWDEILKENDNLDYDNYAQEVDDREFHEKAPASGSSLYKHLIEQLILLKLDDGQRRIGEEIIGDIDDNGYLQSSVSEIAFRLRAAEDDVLEVLERIKTLDPVGIGARDLRECLLIQLRDKGREDELVYRLVDEFFDELSKRHWQDIAKSIGLGLKEIQDAADQIAQLEPKPGRLISESRDDNYVVPDMVVEKVEGDYIVYINDFNLPRLRLSRAYREIARDKKQFKGDTKDFIYKKLNSANWLIQAIEQRKQTMLKVMNYIVDKQHNFFEHGISHLKPLTLREVSEAIDMHESTISRVTNDKYCQTPRGVFQLKFFFSVGLASESGEDVSARGIKNDISKMIEGEDTSKPLTDQEIVARLKEEGIRIARRTVAKYRDQMGILPARMRKRV, encoded by the coding sequence ATGGCGCTACACGTCAGAATGGAACTGCAGTTCCGTCAGGAACTGCAGATTAATCCCCGCCTCTACCAGGCGATGGACCTGCTGCAGATGCCCATGCTGGACCTTCAGGTGCATCTTAAGCAGGAGCTGATGATCAACCCGTTCCTGGAAATGGCCGAAGAGGCCGAAGAGGGAGTGGAGACCACCGACGAGGACGAGGACGAGGACGAGGAGGAAGCCCCGCAGGAAGACGAAATCGGGGATAGCGAGGATAGCGGGGACGATCAGGATTCAGACGCGGATGATAGCGACCCTTCTGACGAGGCAGTCGATCCGCTGATCGAGGGGGAACCGGACGAAGGCGACCTGACCTCCGGGGACACTGGCGATATCGACTGGGACGAAATCCTTAAGGAGAACGACAACCTGGACTACGATAATTACGCCCAGGAAGTTGACGACCGCGAATTCCACGAAAAAGCTCCCGCCAGCGGCAGCTCCCTTTACAAACACCTTATCGAACAGTTGATCCTGCTGAAACTTGACGACGGGCAGCGCCGGATCGGCGAGGAAATTATCGGCGATATCGACGACAACGGCTATCTGCAGAGTTCGGTCAGCGAAATCGCCTTCCGGCTGCGCGCCGCCGAGGATGATGTGCTCGAGGTGCTGGAGCGGATCAAGACCCTTGATCCGGTCGGAATCGGCGCCCGCGACCTGCGTGAGTGCCTGCTGATCCAGTTGCGCGACAAGGGCAGGGAGGATGAGCTGGTTTACCGTCTGGTGGATGAGTTTTTCGATGAGCTCTCCAAGCGGCACTGGCAGGATATCGCCAAATCCATCGGCCTCGGACTCAAGGAAATTCAGGACGCCGCCGATCAGATCGCCCAACTGGAGCCAAAACCGGGCAGGTTGATCAGCGAGAGCCGTGACGATAATTACGTGGTGCCCGATATGGTTGTGGAGAAAGTCGAGGGCGACTATATCGTTTACATCAACGACTTCAACCTGCCCCGCCTCAGGCTCAGCCGCGCCTACAGGGAAATCGCCCGGGACAAGAAACAGTTCAAGGGCGACACCAAGGATTTCATCTACAAAAAGCTCAACAGCGCCAACTGGCTGATTCAGGCTATCGAGCAACGCAAGCAGACCATGCTCAAGGTCATGAACTACATCGTGGATAAGCAGCACAACTTTTTCGAGCACGGTATCAGCCACCTCAAGCCGCTGACCCTTCGCGAGGTGTCCGAGGCGATCGACATGCATGAATCCACGATCAGCCGGGTGACCAACGACAAATACTGCCAGACCCCCAGGGGCGTGTTCCAGCTTAAGTTTTTCTTCAGTGTCGGACTGGCCAGCGAAAGCGGTGAGGACGTTTCTGCACGGGGGATCAAGAATGATATCTCCAAGATGATCGAGGGCGAAGACACTTCTAAACCGCTCACCGACCAGGAAATTGTCGCCCGTCTCAAGGAGGAGGGGATCAGGATCGCCAGGCGCACGGTGGCCAAGTATCGCGATCAGATGGGTATTCTGCCGGCCAGGATGCGCAAACGCGTCTAA
- a CDS encoding HAD hydrolase family protein, whose product MSGKIFDLPELNNEPDAPPEVVEKAAKVEIIAMDIDGVLTDGHTWQLDNGEQLLCFSVQDGVALNLCRYVGVKLVVLSGRNLPAARIRMERFPIDEMRLSCIDKAAAMKEISAKHGVAMARISFIGDDMIDLPLMKLVGLPVAVPNAIPEVLAAAVWVPVRPGGEGAVRELITLVLKARRLYVQAVQNYLGDH is encoded by the coding sequence ATGTCAGGGAAAATATTCGATCTGCCGGAATTGAATAACGAGCCGGATGCGCCGCCGGAGGTTGTGGAAAAGGCCGCCAAGGTTGAAATCATTGCCATGGATATCGACGGGGTACTGACCGACGGGCATACCTGGCAGCTTGATAACGGCGAGCAACTGCTGTGTTTCAGCGTCCAGGACGGTGTTGCGCTGAACCTTTGCCGCTACGTGGGTGTAAAACTTGTCGTGCTCAGCGGCCGCAACCTTCCCGCGGCCCGGATCCGCATGGAGCGTTTTCCGATCGACGAGATGCGGCTGAGCTGTATCGACAAGGCGGCGGCCATGAAGGAGATAAGTGCCAAGCATGGCGTAGCGATGGCTAGAATCAGCTTTATCGGCGATGACATGATCGACCTGCCGCTGATGAAGCTGGTGGGGCTGCCCGTGGCCGTGCCCAACGCGATCCCCGAGGTGCTGGCGGCGGCGGTCTGGGTTCCCGTCAGGCCCGGCGGCGAGGGTGCCGTGCGGGAGCTGATTACCCTGGTTCTCAAAGCCAGGAGACTCTATGTCCAAGCAGTGCAAAATTACCTGGGGGACCATTGA
- the raiA gene encoding ribosome-associated translation inhibitor RaiA, with amino-acid sequence MQINITRKNAGISDSLRSYIESKLQGLEYRYQKIVDAQVLMSEEGRDNFVEISLHITGVTLFAKGDGANLRAAFDSCVDKLDRQLSKKKSRIRRKSLTQEEAILSGKLIAEERRDEAVEEEVGQPVLTFDPDEELDQQEERTGT; translated from the coding sequence ATGCAGATTAATATCACCAGGAAGAATGCGGGAATCAGCGACAGTCTGAGAAGCTATATCGAAAGCAAGCTTCAGGGCCTGGAATACCGTTACCAGAAAATTGTCGATGCCCAGGTGCTGATGAGCGAGGAAGGCCGGGACAACTTTGTCGAAATCAGCCTCCACATTACCGGAGTCACCCTGTTCGCCAAGGGTGACGGCGCCAATCTCCGGGCGGCTTTCGATTCCTGTGTTGATAAATTGGACCGGCAGCTGTCGAAGAAAAAAAGCAGGATACGCCGCAAGTCACTTACTCAAGAGGAAGCGATCCTGAGCGGAAAGCTGATCGCCGAGGAGAGACGGGATGAAGCCGTTGAGGAAGAAGTCGGCCAGCCGGTCTTGACGTTTGATCCCGATGAAGAGCTTGATCAGCAGGAAGAAAGAACCGGAACCTGA
- the kdsA gene encoding 3-deoxy-8-phosphooctulonate synthase → MRNESKNDRNSDLFSSEVVRLAGGRLGGGERLFLIAGPCVVESREVMFRSAGALAELAARLGVFFIFKASYLKANRSSGDSPRGPGLDKGLAILREVGEKFSLPLCTDIHETPHAAPASEVVDILQIPAFLSRQTELIETAAATGRIVNIKKGQFMSPEQACRAAEKARGTGEGGVLLTERGTFFGYGDLVVDYRSLRGMRPSGCPVVFDATHSVQQPGGAGRISGGNRAHVPLLARAAVAAGVDGLFLEVHPDPPNAASDPCTSLSIEQANELIPELVELGDYVRENIRSAGIE, encoded by the coding sequence ATGAGAAACGAAAGCAAGAATGACCGTAATTCCGACCTGTTCTCCAGCGAAGTAGTCCGATTGGCCGGTGGTCGCCTGGGAGGCGGCGAGCGGCTTTTTCTTATCGCCGGACCCTGCGTGGTCGAGAGCAGGGAGGTGATGTTTCGCAGTGCCGGGGCGCTGGCTGAGCTGGCCGCGAGGCTCGGTGTTTTTTTTATCTTCAAGGCCAGCTATCTCAAGGCCAACCGCAGTTCTGGCGACAGCCCGCGCGGCCCCGGCCTGGACAAGGGTCTGGCGATTCTGCGCGAGGTGGGCGAGAAATTCTCCCTGCCGCTGTGCACGGACATCCATGAAACACCGCATGCCGCTCCGGCCTCGGAGGTGGTGGATATCCTGCAGATACCCGCTTTCCTGTCTCGCCAGACGGAGCTGATCGAAACCGCGGCTGCCACGGGCAGAATCGTCAATATCAAGAAAGGACAGTTCATGTCGCCGGAGCAGGCATGCCGGGCGGCGGAGAAAGCGCGTGGGACCGGTGAGGGCGGAGTGCTGCTCACCGAACGCGGCACGTTTTTCGGCTACGGAGACCTGGTGGTGGATTACCGCTCGCTGCGGGGCATGCGTCCCAGCGGCTGCCCGGTCGTATTCGACGCCACCCACAGCGTGCAGCAGCCGGGCGGAGCGGGCCGGATTTCCGGAGGAAACCGAGCGCATGTACCCCTGCTGGCCCGAGCGGCCGTGGCCGCCGGAGTGGACGGCCTGTTTCTGGAGGTCCACCCCGACCCGCCCAACGCGGCCAGCGACCCCTGCACGAGCCTGAGTATCGAGCAGGCGAACGAACTGATACCTGAACTGGTGGAACTGGGAGACTATGTCAGGGAAAATATTCGATCTGCCGGAATTGAATAA
- a CDS encoding KpsF/GutQ family sugar-phosphate isomerase yields MLEQARRVIGIERDAVDGLLGRLDNSFPEAVELICSTAGRVIVSGVGKSGIVGRKIAATLTSTGTPAIFVHPVDFMHGDIGLVSRDDTFLAISKSGESTELEQMLHHCKRLGIKVIALTGKRDSMLSSLSDVVLDAGVAQEACPHDLAPTASSTAAMVMGDALAVSLLVRRDFKPEDFARLHPAGALGRQLLLRVREVMVTGEDIGKVGSDAGMKDALLELVAKRGICAVIESDGSLAGVVTDGDFKRLLARSADFIGIPVAEVMNTSPKFIHPDNLCVEAVEKMESHSIISMPVVDESGGVVGMVHLHDLMRARII; encoded by the coding sequence ATTCTGGAGCAGGCCCGTCGTGTGATCGGAATCGAGCGGGATGCGGTGGACGGGCTGCTCGGCCGTCTCGACAACTCGTTCCCCGAGGCCGTGGAGCTGATCTGCTCCACCGCCGGACGCGTGATAGTCTCCGGAGTCGGCAAGAGCGGAATTGTGGGCCGCAAGATTGCCGCCACGCTTACCTCCACCGGTACGCCCGCAATTTTTGTCCACCCGGTAGATTTCATGCACGGCGATATAGGCCTGGTCAGCAGGGATGATACGTTCCTGGCGATCAGCAAGAGCGGTGAGAGCACCGAGCTGGAGCAGATGCTGCACCATTGCAAGCGGCTGGGAATCAAGGTGATCGCACTTACTGGCAAGCGGGACAGCATGCTGTCATCGCTCTCGGACGTGGTCCTGGACGCCGGCGTGGCCCAGGAAGCCTGTCCCCACGATCTGGCGCCCACGGCCAGCAGCACGGCGGCGATGGTGATGGGCGACGCGCTGGCGGTGTCTCTGCTGGTGCGACGGGATTTCAAACCCGAGGATTTCGCCCGGTTGCACCCGGCGGGCGCATTGGGCCGTCAACTCCTGCTGCGGGTGCGTGAAGTGATGGTTACCGGCGAAGACATCGGTAAGGTAGGGTCGGATGCCGGGATGAAAGACGCGCTGCTGGAACTGGTGGCCAAGCGCGGGATCTGCGCGGTGATTGAAAGTGACGGCAGTCTGGCCGGCGTGGTCACCGACGGGGATTTCAAGCGGCTGCTCGCCCGCAGCGCCGACTTTATCGGGATTCCGGTAGCCGAGGTAATGAACACCAGCCCCAAATTCATTCACCCGGATAACCTGTGTGTGGAGGCTGTGGAGAAGATGGAAAGTCACTCGATAATCTCAATGCCGGTTGTCGACGAGTCCGGCGGAGTGGTCGGCATGGTCCATCTCCACGACCTGATGCGGGCCAGGATAATCTGA
- the lptC gene encoding LPS export ABC transporter periplasmic protein LptC produces the protein MKSIPRKLLSCCALILLAAASARFSGCGWSQLEQGQVNEQPQESAEVADQIFDGFEMTLTDNGILRGLARASTAEKFGEQQVLKARDLTVLFYTDGGRVRSVLTSRRGIIHTDTGDMEAMDSVVVISADSSRTLHTEHLVWIKRDNRIHGDSSVVVRGPRGEVSGDGFNADVGFEEIDLKNPTGDINVLGHRF, from the coding sequence ATGAAATCGATCCCTCGAAAATTATTGTCCTGCTGCGCGCTGATTCTGCTGGCCGCCGCTAGCGCCCGGTTTTCCGGATGCGGCTGGTCGCAGTTGGAGCAGGGGCAGGTGAACGAGCAGCCGCAGGAGAGCGCCGAGGTAGCCGACCAGATATTCGACGGGTTCGAGATGACGCTGACCGACAACGGGATTCTCCGGGGCCTGGCCCGCGCCTCGACTGCCGAAAAATTCGGCGAACAGCAGGTGCTTAAAGCCAGGGACCTGACCGTGCTGTTTTATACCGACGGTGGCCGGGTGCGATCCGTGCTGACTTCCCGCCGGGGGATTATCCATACCGATACGGGTGATATGGAAGCGATGGATTCGGTGGTGGTGATCAGCGCCGACAGCAGCAGGACGCTGCACACCGAACACCTGGTCTGGATCAAAAGAGACAACCGGATCCACGGCGACAGCAGCGTGGTTGTTCGGGGGCCGCGCGGGGAGGTCAGCGGCGATGGATTTAACGCCGATGTTGGCTTCGAGGAAATAGATCTGAAAAATCCGACCGGAGATATCAATGTGCTCGGCCACCGGTTCTGA
- the lptB gene encoding LPS export ABC transporter ATP-binding protein, translating to MALSASSQTVDTESGRQSDPHLYTKGLVKVYKKRRVVDQVDLEVGRGEVVGLLGPNGAGKTTTFYMIVGLIRPEAGEIFFGDRKLTGLPMYRRAEMGIGYLPQEPSVFRKLTVEENLLAILETRKLRRAERLERLEELLDELGLQTVRKSRAYSLSGGERRRLEITRALITQPRFILLDEPFAGVDPIAVDDIQEIISRLKQRGIGILITDHNVRETLKITDRAYIMFEGRIHLSGDADTLINDETARRLYLGQDFRM from the coding sequence ATGGCTTTAAGCGCGAGTTCGCAAACTGTCGATACGGAGAGCGGACGGCAGTCTGATCCGCATCTCTATACAAAAGGACTGGTCAAGGTCTACAAGAAGCGCAGGGTGGTGGATCAGGTTGATCTCGAAGTCGGCCGGGGCGAGGTGGTGGGATTGCTGGGACCCAACGGTGCGGGCAAGACGACCACTTTCTACATGATTGTCGGTTTGATCAGGCCGGAGGCCGGCGAGATATTTTTCGGCGACAGGAAGCTGACCGGCCTGCCGATGTACCGCAGGGCCGAAATGGGGATCGGCTACCTGCCCCAGGAACCGTCGGTTTTCCGTAAGCTCACGGTCGAGGAGAACCTGCTGGCGATCCTGGAAACCCGCAAGCTCAGGCGCGCCGAACGACTGGAGCGGCTGGAAGAGCTGCTCGACGAGCTGGGCCTGCAGACGGTACGCAAGAGCAGGGCCTACAGTCTCTCGGGAGGTGAGCGCAGGCGTCTGGAAATTACCCGGGCGCTGATAACCCAGCCGCGGTTCATTTTGCTCGACGAGCCGTTCGCGGGTGTGGACCCGATTGCGGTCGATGATATACAGGAAATAATCAGCCGGCTCAAACAGCGCGGAATCGGGATCCTGATCACCGACCACAATGTCCGTGAAACGTTGAAGATAACCGACAGAGCCTATATCATGTTCGAGGGCCGGATCCACCTCAGCGGGGATGCGGATACCCTGATCAACGACGAGACAGCCCGGAGACTTTACCTGGGCCAGGATTTCAGGATGTGA